Proteins from a single region of Oncorhynchus nerka isolate Pitt River linkage group LG18, Oner_Uvic_2.0, whole genome shotgun sequence:
- the LOC115121646 gene encoding LOW QUALITY PROTEIN: acidic leucine-rich nuclear phosphoprotein 32 family member B (The sequence of the model RefSeq protein was modified relative to this genomic sequence to represent the inferred CDS: deleted 1 base in 1 codon) → MGKKSDLRDFERGMIVGSRRAGSSISQTAALLGFSRTAVSVVYREWRDKQKTSSQRQSSGRKQLVDKRGRMRLERIVQTNRRATVRQITAQYNSGVQNGISERTTRRSLSRMGYSSKRRANEEWKNIACVDKVRELVLDNCRSNEGKIKGLTEEFVNLEFLSLINVGLISVSNLPKLGKLKKLELSDNRISGGLDVLAEKLPNLTHLNLSGNKLKDIRTLEPLKKLDSLKSLDLFNCEVTNLNDYRESVFKLLPQLTYLDGYDAEDREATGSDGEVDDDDDEGEDEDVEEEDFDEEDDDYEEERVVVVVGEDDEISGDKEEEDLGIDDEVDEDEIKAVQGEKRKQEPDQDDYEQKRQHIKLPTPSLSTLTPTLPMPRLSPSFEPV, encoded by the exons ATGGGCAAAAAGAGTGACTTAAgggactttgagcgtggtatgatcgtcggtTCCAGACGCGCCGGATCCAGTATCTCACAAACAGCCGCACTCTTGGGCTTTTCACGCACGGCAGTGTCTGTGGTTTACCGAGAATGgcgcgacaaacaaaaaacatccagtcagcgacAGTCCAGTGGGCGTAAACAGCTCGTTGATAAGAGGGGTCGAATGAGATTGGAAAGAATCGTGCAAACTAACAGGCGGGCTACAGTTAGACAAATaacggcgcagtacaacagtggtgtgcagaacggcatctcggaacgcacaactcgtcgatccttgtcacggatgggctatagCAGCAAACGCCGGGCAAACGAAGAGTGGAAAAACATCGCCTGTGTAGATAAG GTACGAGAACTTGTCCTGGACAACTGCAGATCAAATGAAGGGAAAATCAAAGGACTCACAGAAGAATTTGTCAATCTGGAATTCCTCAGTTTGATAAACGTTGGCCTAATCTCAGTCTCCAACCTTCCCAAACTTGGGAAACTGAAAAAG TTGGAACTCAGTGACAACAGAATCTCTGGTGGCCTTGACGTGTTAGCAGAGAAACTCCCCAACCTCACACATCTAAATCTAAGCGGAAACAAACTGAAAGACATCAGGACATTGGAACCTTTG AAAAAGCTGGATAGCCTGAAGTCTCTAGACTTGTTCAACTGTGAGGTGACCAACCTGAACGACTACAGGGAGAGTGTGTTCAAGCTGCTCCCTCAGCTCACCTACCTGGACGGGTACGACGCGGAGGACCGGGAGGCGACCGGCTCGGACGGAGAGGTGGACGATGACGACGATGAGG GAGAGGATGAGGACGTAGAGGAGGAAGACTttgacgaggaggatgatgactatgaagaggagagagtagtagtagtagtaggagaggATGATGAGATCAGCGGAGATAAGGAG GAGGAAGATCTCGGCATTGATGATGAAGTTGACGAAGATG AAATCAAGGCTGtccaaggagagaagagaaagcaagAGCCTGACCAAGATGATTATGAGCAG AAACGACAGCATATCAAGTTACCAACCCCTTCCCTCTCCACCCTGACACCCACCCTGCCTATGCCACGACTCTCTCCCAGCTTTGAGCCCGTCTag